Proteins from a single region of Herpetosiphon gulosus:
- a CDS encoding gluconeogenesis factor YvcK family protein: MKQSVPASARKLLDSRWLKVGIGVKRWLALMLFGLMFSALGLAFGLRELYTTVELPAIFYYLTLQFWPRTIRMIILCLVGISATGFAFRHLNRVLLSAALPRNTAPIDLAETLIGRSRTRHGPKVVAIGGGHGLSTLLSGLKQYTDNITAIVAVADDGGSSGRIRQEFGILPPGDIRRCLAALAEAEPLMTRLFEHRFQAGSLEGHTFGNLFITALAEVTGSFGEGVREANRVLAVRGQIVPATLDDVVLWAELENGEHISGESRIAKSGQRIKRVYLQPHGALAVRAAIKAIEEADLIIVGPGSLYTSLLSSLMISEINQAMREAVQAVRVYVCNVATEPGETDHFGVRDHLQALVEHVGPDVFDVALANSDDRQNHRFAPEWQGRTTIVPLDQTQDLPIRVRTANVINPANPLRHDPVRLARELMRVLEKERQMGRL; this comes from the coding sequence ATGAAACAATCTGTACCTGCATCTGCCCGTAAATTATTGGATAGTCGTTGGCTCAAAGTTGGAATTGGGGTCAAGCGTTGGTTGGCATTAATGCTGTTTGGCCTAATGTTCTCGGCCTTGGGCCTGGCTTTTGGCTTGCGTGAACTGTATACCACAGTTGAGTTACCAGCGATTTTCTATTATTTGACCCTGCAATTTTGGCCGCGCACCATTCGCATGATCATTTTGTGTTTGGTGGGGATTTCAGCCACTGGCTTTGCTTTTCGCCATCTTAATCGGGTATTGCTCAGCGCCGCCTTGCCGCGCAATACCGCCCCGATCGATTTGGCTGAAACCTTGATTGGCCGTAGCCGCACCCGTCATGGCCCCAAAGTCGTGGCAATCGGTGGCGGTCACGGGCTTTCGACCTTGCTCAGTGGCCTCAAACAATATACCGATAATATTACGGCGATTGTGGCGGTTGCCGATGATGGTGGCTCTTCAGGCCGCATTCGCCAAGAATTTGGCATTCTACCACCAGGCGATATTCGGCGTTGTTTGGCTGCCTTGGCCGAGGCTGAACCATTGATGACCCGTTTGTTTGAGCATCGTTTTCAGGCTGGCAGCCTCGAAGGCCATACCTTTGGCAATTTGTTTATCACTGCCTTGGCTGAGGTGACTGGCTCGTTTGGCGAAGGCGTGCGCGAGGCCAATCGAGTCTTGGCGGTGCGTGGCCAAATTGTGCCAGCCACACTTGATGATGTGGTGTTATGGGCCGAATTGGAAAATGGCGAACATATCAGCGGTGAATCGCGCATCGCCAAAAGTGGCCAGCGGATCAAACGAGTCTATCTCCAACCACATGGGGCGTTGGCGGTACGCGCTGCGATCAAAGCGATCGAAGAGGCCGATTTGATTATCGTCGGCCCGGGCAGTTTGTACACTAGCCTGCTTTCGAGTTTGATGATCAGCGAAATCAACCAAGCGATGCGTGAGGCGGTGCAGGCAGTGCGAGTGTATGTTTGCAATGTGGCGACCGAGCCAGGCGAAACCGACCATTTTGGGGTGCGCGACCACTTACAAGCCCTTGTTGAGCATGTTGGCCCCGACGTATTCGACGTGGCCTTGGCCAATAGCGACGATCGCCAAAACCATCGTTTTGCGCCCGAATGGCAAGGCCGCACCACGATTGTGCCACTCGATCAAACCCAAGATTTGCCAATTCGTGTTCGCACCGCCAACGTGATCAATCCGGCCAACCCACTGCGCCATGATCCGGTGCGCTTGGCACGGGAGTTGATGCGGGTGCTCGAAAAAGAACGCCAAATGGGCCGCTTGTGA
- a CDS encoding DNA double-strand break repair nuclease NurA, with product MPLDFNQVGQQIKQMGGDLRQNNDQQQHLVSAAWRGLEEESHRWEHWQRFTHENYLRGPWLLAAPTEPMDQFYNLPSCPTSYCIGAVDGSQIDVDRHWMVECFLINMGYVTIQYGQQPASKLYSVPALHYHDHELFLHDKDGRSYKMAGALVHAERDTREGIALALLAQEILENSVAPLVAMQDGTLIRWSLGGLDPWVRSHFLQRYLAEGLAALRAADVPTCSYISNPKAPDVTGLARLIACKGTPSPPENPVDPYPGLNDSKLFGYGRLKSGQRSAIFKSLSKINVEEYGEHAIYFFYLNVGAELARIEMPEWVAQRPEWVDLIHAVAYDQAHRGGGYPVALARAHEQAVVRESDRRVFRQMIEQALWHARLNNGSSLKQDAKAQVRV from the coding sequence ATGCCACTCGATTTTAATCAAGTTGGCCAACAAATTAAGCAAATGGGCGGCGATTTACGCCAGAATAACGATCAACAGCAACATCTAGTCAGCGCTGCTTGGCGTGGCTTGGAAGAAGAAAGCCATCGCTGGGAGCACTGGCAACGGTTTACCCATGAAAATTATTTGCGTGGGCCTTGGTTGCTGGCAGCCCCAACTGAACCCATGGATCAATTCTACAATTTGCCAAGCTGCCCGACAAGCTATTGTATTGGAGCCGTCGATGGCTCACAGATTGATGTTGATCGCCATTGGATGGTTGAATGTTTTTTGATTAATATGGGCTATGTGACGATTCAATATGGTCAACAGCCAGCTTCCAAACTCTACTCAGTGCCAGCCTTACATTATCATGATCATGAACTCTTTTTGCACGACAAGGATGGCCGTAGTTATAAAATGGCCGGAGCCTTGGTGCATGCCGAACGTGATACTCGTGAAGGGATTGCCTTAGCCCTATTAGCGCAAGAAATTCTTGAAAATAGTGTTGCGCCGTTAGTAGCAATGCAAGATGGAACGCTGATTCGTTGGTCGCTGGGTGGGCTTGATCCATGGGTTCGTTCGCATTTTTTGCAGCGCTATCTGGCTGAGGGCTTGGCGGCGTTACGAGCCGCCGATGTGCCAACCTGCTCGTATATTAGTAACCCCAAAGCCCCCGATGTAACAGGTTTAGCACGACTGATTGCCTGTAAAGGAACTCCTAGCCCGCCTGAAAATCCGGTTGATCCTTACCCTGGTTTGAATGATAGTAAGTTGTTTGGCTATGGACGACTGAAAAGCGGCCAACGCAGTGCGATTTTTAAAAGCCTCTCCAAAATTAATGTTGAAGAATATGGCGAACACGCGATTTATTTCTTCTATTTAAATGTTGGCGCTGAATTAGCACGGATCGAGATGCCCGAATGGGTGGCGCAACGCCCCGAATGGGTTGATTTGATTCACGCAGTAGCGTATGATCAAGCGCATCGTGGTGGTGGCTATCCGGTGGCTTTAGCACGAGCGCATGAGCAAGCCGTGGTGCGCGAAAGCGATCGCCGGGTGTTTCGCCAGATGATCGAGCAAGCGCTGTGGCATGCCCGTTTGAACAATGGCTCATCATTAAAACAAGATGCCAAAGCCCAAGTGCGGGTTTAA
- a CDS encoding adenylate/guanylate cyclase domain-containing protein encodes MALNEEQHSTSSSTLVAELANYGVAATVRTALTSIVDTAPGAMLYRFNPAYLAEALGLSRRTGLQLMAAAVRVGLFDLNWEARCIYCGYQAHAFDKLTQAHSQQYCAMCRDNFPAKLDEGIHVTFTVAAQVRSLPAGIENAPWREEVDQRLGVTTSHELLTVQAFRDLFIDEPLPDGESFQIKWAALMFTDLGGSTALYARKGDPRAYSLVREHFNILFNVVDQAGGAVVKTIGDAIMAVFVDGAAAVKAGQNALAAIEQFNIDRELGDDERLTLKVGVHAGPTLAVTLNDRLDYFGTTVNAAARVQSSANYAELVVTQQVLEAPGVAEILPSDLVNETLILRGLDDLPFNVVRFHN; translated from the coding sequence ATGGCTTTGAACGAAGAACAACATTCAACATCAAGTAGCACGTTGGTCGCAGAATTGGCTAACTATGGCGTAGCTGCAACAGTTCGCACTGCTCTCACCAGCATAGTGGATACAGCACCAGGTGCAATGCTCTATCGCTTTAATCCAGCATATTTGGCCGAAGCGTTAGGGCTTTCGCGGCGGACGGGCCTACAATTGATGGCCGCAGCAGTGCGCGTTGGCTTATTTGACCTAAATTGGGAAGCCCGTTGCATTTATTGCGGCTATCAAGCTCATGCTTTTGATAAATTGACTCAAGCGCATTCACAACAATATTGTGCCATGTGCCGCGATAATTTCCCCGCCAAGCTCGATGAAGGCATTCATGTCACCTTCACAGTGGCGGCGCAGGTGCGCAGTTTGCCAGCAGGCATCGAGAATGCTCCATGGCGCGAAGAAGTTGATCAACGCTTGGGCGTAACAACCTCGCACGAATTATTGACCGTACAAGCCTTCCGCGATTTGTTTATCGACGAACCATTGCCCGATGGCGAAAGCTTCCAAATCAAATGGGCCGCCTTGATGTTCACCGATCTTGGTGGCTCAACCGCCTTATATGCGCGTAAAGGCGATCCACGGGCCTATAGCTTGGTGCGCGAACACTTCAACATCTTGTTTAATGTGGTCGATCAAGCAGGTGGCGCGGTGGTCAAAACCATTGGCGATGCAATTATGGCAGTGTTCGTTGATGGCGCGGCAGCGGTCAAGGCTGGCCAAAATGCCTTAGCAGCAATTGAGCAATTTAATATCGACCGTGAACTAGGCGATGATGAGCGTTTGACGCTCAAAGTTGGCGTGCATGCTGGGCCAACCCTCGCCGTAACATTAAACGATCGGCTGGATTACTTTGGCACAACGGTCAATGCGGCAGCACGAGTGCAATCGAGCGCCAATTATGCCGAGTTGGTGGTGACTCAGCAAGTGCTCGAAGCGCCAGGCGTGGCCGAAATTCTGCCTAGCGATTTGGTCAACGAAACCCTGATTTTGCGCGGCCTTGATGATTTGCCCTTCAACGTCGTGCGCTTCCACAACTAA
- a CDS encoding ABC transporter ATP-binding protein: MFAGLDTENYDRQYGDRELMGRMLSYFRAHRRTAFWTITLICGLGLLNTIPPFLVAQAVQRIGEANPDWNFIWLLASGGVVFGVLQWAMGWLRQRMTAQIVADVISALRNDAFNAAISHDLSFFDELRSGRIISRITSDTQEFAQVSRLIIEIVSQVLTVIALLIYLLSVSVPLSLGIIGFTPIVIGLALGFRRLARFVTRKGFQVLGEVNSSIQEAVTGISIAKNFRQEARIYGEFSEINQQSYGVNLRRGFVLSNVFPTLNIVSGFGTAALIYWGGLSVIDLTISLAAWYVFVRSVDLFWFPLLNISAFWSQFQAGLAAAERIFALIDAEHSVKQHDQQTTKRLRGEIVFDHVEFRYGRKEPVLNDFSLTIAPGESIALVGHTGAGKSSIAKLITRFYEFQSGKITVDGHDIRSLDLRSYRQQLGIVTQTPFLFDGTVADNIRYAAPQLSDAELEAVANQIGGGEWLETLPQGLQSHVGERGNKLSLGQRQLVALTRVLAAQPAIFILDEATASIDPFTETQIQQAMDLILSRSTAILIAHRLSTVRSADRIIVLNQGQIIEEGNHDQLMQQGGHYADLYDTYFRHQSLSYIESRGAARSV; the protein is encoded by the coding sequence ATGTTTGCAGGATTAGATACCGAAAATTATGATCGTCAGTATGGCGACCGCGAATTAATGGGGCGCATGTTGAGCTATTTTCGTGCTCATCGGCGCACCGCATTTTGGACCATCACCCTAATTTGTGGCTTGGGCTTGCTCAATACCATCCCGCCATTTTTGGTAGCCCAAGCCGTTCAGCGGATTGGCGAAGCCAACCCTGATTGGAATTTTATCTGGTTGCTCGCCAGTGGTGGGGTGGTTTTTGGGGTGCTGCAATGGGCCATGGGCTGGTTGCGCCAACGCATGACCGCTCAAATTGTGGCCGATGTGATTAGCGCTTTACGCAATGATGCCTTTAACGCGGCCATTAGCCATGATTTATCGTTTTTTGATGAACTGCGTTCAGGCCGAATCATCAGCCGCATCACCTCGGATACCCAAGAATTTGCCCAAGTTTCACGCTTGATCATCGAAATCGTCAGCCAGGTGCTCACCGTAATTGCCTTGTTGATCTATTTGCTCAGCGTTTCAGTGCCGCTCAGCTTGGGCATTATTGGCTTCACCCCGATTGTGATTGGCTTGGCTTTGGGCTTTCGGCGGTTAGCGCGTTTTGTCACCCGCAAAGGCTTTCAGGTGCTGGGTGAGGTCAATAGCTCAATTCAAGAAGCTGTGACTGGGATTAGCATCGCCAAGAATTTTCGCCAAGAAGCCCGCATTTATGGCGAATTCAGCGAGATCAACCAACAATCGTATGGGGTCAATTTGCGGCGCGGCTTTGTGCTCTCAAATGTGTTTCCGACGCTGAACATTGTTTCTGGCTTTGGCACAGCGGCCTTAATTTATTGGGGCGGCTTGTCGGTGATCGATCTCACAATTAGCTTGGCGGCTTGGTATGTCTTTGTGCGCTCGGTTGATCTCTTTTGGTTTCCTTTGCTGAACATCTCGGCTTTTTGGAGCCAATTTCAGGCTGGCTTGGCGGCAGCTGAGCGAATTTTTGCCTTGATTGATGCTGAACATAGCGTCAAACAACACGATCAGCAAACTACCAAACGCTTGCGTGGCGAAATTGTGTTCGATCATGTTGAGTTCCGCTATGGGCGCAAAGAGCCTGTACTGAACGATTTTAGCCTGACGATTGCGCCAGGCGAGAGCATTGCCTTGGTCGGGCATACAGGTGCTGGCAAATCGAGTATCGCCAAATTGATCACCCGTTTCTACGAGTTTCAATCAGGCAAGATTACCGTTGATGGCCATGATATTCGCAGCTTGGATTTGCGCAGCTATCGCCAGCAATTGGGAATTGTGACCCAAACCCCGTTTTTGTTTGATGGCACAGTTGCCGATAACATTCGCTATGCAGCGCCCCAACTGAGCGATGCTGAGCTTGAAGCAGTTGCCAACCAAATTGGTGGCGGCGAATGGCTGGAAACCTTGCCCCAAGGCTTGCAATCGCACGTTGGCGAGCGCGGCAATAAACTCTCGCTTGGTCAACGCCAGTTGGTGGCCTTGACACGGGTCTTGGCGGCCCAACCAGCGATCTTTATTCTCGATGAAGCAACTGCCAGCATCGACCCATTTACTGAAACCCAAATTCAGCAAGCCATGGATTTGATTCTTTCGCGCTCGACAGCGATTTTGATTGCCCACCGCCTTTCAACCGTGCGCTCAGCCGATCGAATTATTGTGCTGAATCAAGGCCAAATTATCGAAGAAGGCAACCATGATCAGCTGATGCAGCAAGGCGGGCATTATGCCGATTTGTATGATACCTACTTCCGCCATCAATCGCTGAGCTACATCGAATCGCGTGGGGCAGCTCGCAGCGTTTAG
- a CDS encoding ABC transporter ATP-binding protein: MALSNSEFVVERSWKINRSTPLRWVWSHARRNLWWIIGLFIGAFGNALFAAQVPVVTGQAFEAVKAGDKNGLWWAALLIVGGQFLRAFVQLLRNFSSEVIGQRLERDVRDELYTSLLGKSMAFHDSQPTGDVMARATNDVREMNLMLNPGVNLVVGSAMFLIMPLIASPHPQLLVVPILYLVFYGLLVWHYLRQLKPVTTAVRQSFGELNATLAEAIDGVETVKATAQEERERNRFRAAVTKWRNAFVAQGNVEAVFLPVLLLGLGQGLGFIHSLILFRNGLINVGDVVSFNGLLLLFGFPTFTAQFAYSQLSSGLAGGRRILELITTETELDENAQGYAEPMRGEIVFENVAFGYHSEVDAVQKVSFRIAPGQTVALVGQTGAGKTTLTKLLNRTYDTREGRILIDGVDVRDWNLAALRRQISIIEQDIFLFSRSIADNIGFGVPNATRAQIIEAAKAAQAHDFIGRLADGYDTIIGERGVTLSGGQRQRLALARAFLTDPTILVLDDSTSAIDSATEDRIQQAIEQASQDRTTILITHRLSQIRWADLIIVIRKGTISAVGTHEDLMQQSEAYRAIFAKL, encoded by the coding sequence ATGGCGCTTTCGAATAGTGAATTTGTGGTTGAACGATCGTGGAAGATCAATCGTTCAACGCCGTTGCGCTGGGTTTGGTCGCACGCGCGGCGCAATCTTTGGTGGATAATCGGGCTATTTATTGGGGCATTTGGCAATGCATTATTCGCCGCCCAAGTGCCAGTCGTCACGGGCCAAGCCTTCGAGGCAGTTAAAGCTGGCGATAAAAATGGCTTGTGGTGGGCAGCTCTGCTAATTGTTGGCGGGCAATTTTTGCGAGCATTTGTGCAGTTATTGCGCAATTTCTCCTCAGAAGTGATCGGCCAACGGCTCGAACGCGATGTGCGCGATGAACTCTACACCAGTTTATTGGGCAAAAGTATGGCCTTCCACGATAGCCAACCAACTGGCGATGTGATGGCCCGCGCCACCAACGATGTGCGCGAAATGAACTTGATGCTCAATCCTGGGGTCAACTTGGTGGTCGGCTCGGCAATGTTTTTAATTATGCCGCTGATTGCCTCGCCCCACCCGCAACTGCTGGTTGTGCCAATTCTCTATTTGGTGTTTTATGGGCTGTTGGTTTGGCATTATTTACGTCAACTCAAGCCTGTCACCACGGCAGTGCGCCAAAGTTTTGGTGAACTCAACGCCACCTTGGCCGAAGCAATCGATGGCGTAGAAACGGTCAAAGCTACCGCCCAAGAAGAGCGTGAGCGTAATCGTTTTCGGGCTGCCGTGACCAAATGGCGTAATGCCTTTGTGGCTCAAGGCAATGTGGAAGCGGTCTTTTTGCCAGTCTTATTGCTTGGTTTAGGCCAAGGCTTGGGCTTTATTCATAGCCTAATTCTTTTTCGCAATGGCCTGATTAATGTTGGCGATGTGGTTTCATTCAATGGCCTGTTGCTGTTGTTTGGCTTCCCAACTTTTACCGCCCAATTTGCCTACTCGCAGCTTTCGAGCGGCCTCGCAGGTGGGCGACGGATTTTGGAATTAATTACCACCGAAACCGAGCTTGATGAAAATGCCCAAGGCTATGCCGAGCCAATGCGCGGCGAAATTGTCTTTGAAAATGTGGCGTTTGGCTATCATAGCGAGGTTGATGCGGTACAAAAAGTCAGTTTTCGAATTGCACCTGGTCAAACTGTAGCCTTAGTCGGCCAAACTGGCGCAGGCAAAACCACGCTCACCAAATTGCTCAACCGCACCTACGATACCCGCGAAGGCCGCATTTTGATCGATGGCGTTGATGTGCGCGATTGGAATTTAGCAGCTTTGCGTCGCCAAATCTCGATCATCGAGCAAGATATTTTCTTGTTTTCGCGCTCAATTGCCGATAATATTGGTTTTGGTGTGCCTAATGCCACCCGCGCGCAAATTATCGAAGCCGCCAAAGCGGCGCAAGCCCACGATTTTATCGGGCGGCTCGCCGATGGCTACGATACGATCATCGGTGAACGCGGCGTAACGCTCTCTGGGGGGCAACGCCAACGCTTGGCTTTGGCGCGGGCTTTCTTGACCGATCCCACAATCTTGGTGCTTGATGATTCGACCAGCGCGATCGACAGCGCAACTGAAGATCGGATTCAACAAGCGATTGAACAAGCCTCGCAAGATCGCACCACAATTTTGATTACCCATCGGCTTTCGCAAATTCGCTGGGCCGACCTGATCATCGTGATTCGCAAAGGTACAATCAGCGCCGTTGGCACGCACGAAGATCTCATGCAGCAATCCGAAGCCTATCGGGCAATCTTTGCCAAATTATGA
- the trpS gene encoding tryptophan--tRNA ligase, which produces MSSLPRVFSGIQPSGNLHLGNYLGAIHTWVQEQNQYDNFFCIVDLHAITVPQDPAELRKNVRDLAALYLAAGISLEHATIFVQSHVPAHVELGWILNCQTPLGWLNRMTQFKDKSQKQETVAAGLMNYPTLMAADILLYDTQVVPVGDDQRQHIELTRDIAERFNHLYGETFVIPEALIRPVAARVMGLDDPTQKMSKSNKAANHSIPLLSDLKATRKAIMRAVTDSGSEIKFDETRPGVNNLLGIYQALTGKDKATIEAEFEGQGYGKLKGAVADVVIATLEPLQQRYNQLTADPAELDGILKRGAERAAEVANATLLRAYQQLGLR; this is translated from the coding sequence ATGAGTTCGTTACCACGAGTTTTTTCGGGCATTCAACCATCAGGCAACTTACACCTTGGCAACTATTTGGGGGCGATTCATACCTGGGTGCAAGAGCAAAATCAATACGATAATTTCTTCTGTATCGTCGATCTCCATGCGATCACCGTTCCGCAAGATCCAGCCGAGTTGCGCAAAAATGTGCGCGATTTAGCGGCGTTGTATTTGGCGGCAGGCATTAGCCTTGAGCATGCCACAATTTTTGTTCAATCGCATGTGCCAGCTCATGTTGAGTTAGGTTGGATTTTAAATTGCCAAACACCCTTGGGCTGGTTGAATCGTATGACCCAATTTAAGGATAAATCGCAAAAGCAAGAAACCGTAGCGGCTGGCTTGATGAATTATCCTACCTTGATGGCTGCCGATATTTTGCTCTACGATACCCAAGTTGTGCCCGTTGGCGATGATCAACGGCAGCATATTGAGCTAACCCGCGATATTGCCGAGCGCTTTAATCATCTCTATGGCGAAACCTTTGTGATTCCCGAGGCCTTGATTCGGCCTGTGGCGGCGCGGGTGATGGGCTTGGATGACCCAACCCAAAAGATGAGCAAGAGCAATAAAGCAGCCAATCATTCGATTCCTTTGTTGAGCGATTTGAAGGCAACCCGTAAAGCAATTATGCGGGCGGTCACCGATTCGGGCAGCGAGATCAAATTCGACGAAACCCGACCTGGGGTCAACAATCTTTTGGGGATTTACCAAGCCTTGACTGGTAAGGATAAAGCCACGATTGAGGCTGAATTTGAAGGCCAAGGTTATGGTAAGCTCAAGGGTGCGGTTGCCGATGTGGTGATTGCAACCTTGGAGCCATTGCAACAACGCTACAACCAGCTCACCGCTGATCCAGCTGAACTCGATGGGATTCTCAAACGCGGCGCTGAACGGGCTGCCGAAGTTGCCAATGCTACCTTGTTGCGGGCCTATCAACAACTTGGGCTGCGCTAA
- the trpB gene encoding tryptophan synthase subunit beta: MTDHAVLDELNGRYGDFGGRYVPETLMAAIEELTEAFFRIRTDPEFQAELQHLHRTYTGRPTALTYARRLTEELGGAQIWLKREDLTHTGAHKINNALGQGLLAKRMGKQRIIAETGAGQHGVATAAVCALLGLQCVVYMGTEDMERQKPNVFRMRLLGADVHGVSTGSKTLKDAVNEAMRDWVSNPDSYYLLGSALGPHPYPLMVREFQSIIGIEAREQILAATGKLPNTIIACVGGGSNAIGMFHAFINDEHVDLRGVEAGGHGIELGRHAARFAGGRLGVFQGTRSYVLQNSDGQIANTHSISAGLDYAAVGPEHAWLHDEERAFYTYATDEEALNGFQLLCRTEGIIPALESSHAIAEAVRLAPTMSKESIILVNLSGRGDKDIFTVADVLGVQM, from the coding sequence ATGACCGATCACGCTGTTCTTGATGAATTAAATGGCCGCTATGGAGATTTCGGTGGGCGCTATGTGCCTGAAACCTTGATGGCCGCGATCGAAGAATTAACCGAAGCCTTTTTTCGGATTCGCACTGACCCTGAGTTTCAGGCCGAACTCCAACATTTGCACCGCACCTACACAGGCCGGCCAACCGCATTAACCTATGCTCGTCGCTTGACCGAGGAGCTTGGCGGAGCACAAATTTGGCTCAAACGCGAAGATCTGACCCACACTGGTGCACATAAAATCAATAATGCCTTGGGTCAAGGCCTATTAGCCAAACGCATGGGCAAACAGCGAATCATCGCCGAAACTGGCGCAGGCCAGCATGGCGTTGCCACCGCCGCCGTTTGTGCCCTGCTTGGGCTACAATGTGTGGTCTATATGGGCACTGAAGATATGGAGCGCCAAAAGCCCAATGTTTTTCGCATGCGCCTGTTGGGAGCCGATGTACATGGAGTCAGCACTGGCTCGAAAACCCTCAAAGATGCAGTCAACGAAGCCATGCGCGATTGGGTCAGCAACCCTGATTCATATTATTTGCTTGGCTCGGCGCTTGGGCCACACCCCTACCCGCTGATGGTACGCGAATTTCAAAGCATTATTGGAATCGAAGCCCGCGAGCAAATTTTAGCGGCAACTGGCAAATTGCCCAACACGATTATTGCCTGTGTTGGCGGCGGCTCAAACGCCATCGGCATGTTCCACGCCTTTATCAACGATGAACATGTTGATCTGCGGGGGGTTGAAGCAGGTGGCCATGGGATTGAGCTTGGTCGCCATGCGGCACGGTTTGCAGGTGGGCGTTTGGGCGTTTTCCAAGGCACCCGTTCGTATGTGCTGCAAAATAGCGATGGTCAAATTGCCAATACCCATAGCATTTCTGCTGGCCTCGATTATGCTGCTGTAGGCCCAGAGCATGCGTGGCTTCACGATGAAGAACGGGCTTTCTATACCTATGCAACCGACGAAGAAGCTTTGAATGGCTTTCAGCTGCTCTGTCGAACCGAAGGCATTATCCCAGCCTTGGAATCGTCGCATGCGATTGCCGAAGCTGTGCGTTTAGCCCCCACCATGAGCAAAGAAAGCATTATTTTGGTCAATCTGTCGGGGCGGGGCGATAAAGATATTTTCACCGTTGCAGATGTATTGGGAGTGCAAATGTAG
- a CDS encoding SH3 domain-containing protein: MPSPYYDQGRRDAENGTLNQLFYHTYHDYKRGYDEIVNGPPKPKPNFLFFLIPALLLVGLAGGWFLRDRGVLSTPPTPVVVMVTVTPVTASPTFPPFAIATPAPPTPTQLVIEIGGEAITLEQVRIRPDPSIQGEPIGALDPGEIITIVDGPRQGDDYTWWLIESAIGQGWVAEDFIQAR, from the coding sequence ATGCCTTCGCCATATTATGATCAGGGGCGGCGTGATGCGGAAAATGGCACGCTGAATCAATTGTTTTATCACACCTACCACGATTATAAACGTGGCTATGATGAAATTGTGAATGGCCCACCCAAACCAAAGCCAAATTTCCTCTTTTTCTTGATTCCGGCGCTATTGCTGGTGGGGCTAGCTGGGGGTTGGTTTCTGCGCGATCGCGGCGTTTTGAGTACCCCCCCAACTCCCGTAGTTGTCATGGTGACGGTAACCCCCGTGACTGCTTCGCCGACCTTTCCGCCCTTTGCGATTGCCACTCCCGCCCCGCCAACTCCAACTCAACTGGTGATTGAAATTGGCGGTGAGGCAATCACCCTCGAACAAGTGCGCATTCGGCCTGATCCCAGCATTCAAGGTGAGCCGATTGGGGCGCTTGATCCAGGCGAAATTATCACGATCGTCGATGGGCCACGCCAAGGCGACGATTATACGTGGTGGCTGATCGAATCGGCAATTGGCCAAGGTTGGGTTGCTGAAGATTTTATTCAAGCACGCTAA
- a CDS encoding ribonuclease HII, translating into MTIGIHEEQQLWRKGAQIVAGVDEVGRGCWAGPVVAAAVCFPTHLLNDPLALAGINDSKTLSAEARQAMAQQIRQLASGIGLGVVSAHLIDLFGIAETTKWAMMHAVLSLPNLPDGLVIDWVKLPELPLLQRSLPKGDAISISVAAASIIAKVYRDNLMHEYDQRDPRYGWAAHKGYGTAQHQRALAAHGPSGLHRRSFKPLAAFVD; encoded by the coding sequence ATGACAATTGGAATTCACGAAGAACAACAACTTTGGCGCAAGGGAGCGCAAATCGTCGCCGGAGTCGATGAAGTTGGCCGAGGCTGCTGGGCTGGCCCAGTTGTCGCCGCTGCCGTCTGCTTCCCAACCCATTTGCTCAACGATCCTCTGGCCTTGGCAGGCATCAACGACTCAAAAACCTTGAGTGCCGAAGCCCGTCAGGCAATGGCCCAACAGATTCGCCAATTGGCCAGCGGGATTGGCCTCGGCGTGGTTTCGGCCCATCTGATCGATTTATTTGGAATTGCCGAAACCACCAAATGGGCCATGATGCACGCCGTTTTGAGCTTGCCAAATTTGCCCGATGGTTTGGTGATCGATTGGGTCAAATTGCCCGAACTGCCATTATTGCAACGCTCGCTGCCCAAAGGCGATGCGATCAGCATTTCGGTGGCAGCGGCCTCGATTATTGCCAAAGTCTATCGCGACAACCTGATGCACGAGTATGATCAACGTGACCCGCGTTATGGCTGGGCTGCCCATAAAGGCTATGGCACGGCCCAACATCAACGGGCCTTGGCAGCCCACGGCCCATCAGGCTTGCATCGACGCTCGTTCAAGCCACTAGCCGCCTTCGTTGATTGA